In Bacillota bacterium, the following are encoded in one genomic region:
- a CDS encoding DUF2325 domain-containing protein: MATGSEGDFWTRLGDVQVRLLLGSLPRGTLVGLARDLGVPVKGWRLETAPARLLARQLATAWARQADLRPVLLGAILDRVGELGRMMEGLPVAAIRGSLPNWTERWGAAAVAMCLDLDDRVTVQRMAAPVWARALAEERGEEAAPAPPPGPAEGGAGREAERLRRRQQRLLHERDQTIARLEKEVAALEQRLAQREQERARLAEVTRRLEKEKGELSSRLQEATGDLERVRQELDRLRQELREPLALQGRVAELAEALAQAESQAQGHQASCAQLGARVQDLESRVAFLTRELEARDVQIDQLKARLAQRDAAAARAASLDTGRGAVPEGARIAVPDAARVLERLVADLERIVRSVPGAPPVAGRVEFRQGWEFSSGDVRMCLSDGVARGLRLLEGDEVAVTVAGGGARVQLAGRVPRRALLGYLRLGEQPVVRTPEGDEWVLVPGEVEAMGAADGDPVTVEVPDGARPGQGWARVLQVHQVENPFPVARLPLRRVRAGRRKAAAVGEMGRGQADSQELCPGGWLKDWCVLVVGGDGQEQWYRQAVEKRGGVFEWHSGFEALRPLPGKVRTADLVVLMTGRMSHKAFDLVREAGARFTKKLVYCNELGAGALVRALAGARGHVEMVGQAGHAGHAGQAGQPGQAGQAGAAGQETGSPAANQ; the protein is encoded by the coding sequence ATGGCGACCGGGAGCGAAGGGGACTTCTGGACCAGACTGGGCGACGTCCAGGTCCGCCTGTTGCTGGGTTCCCTGCCCAGGGGCACCCTGGTGGGGCTGGCCCGGGACCTGGGGGTGCCGGTGAAGGGCTGGCGCCTGGAGACCGCGCCCGCCCGGCTTTTGGCCCGCCAGCTGGCGACCGCGTGGGCGCGCCAGGCGGACCTGCGCCCGGTGTTGCTGGGTGCCATCCTGGACCGGGTGGGGGAGCTGGGCCGCATGATGGAGGGGCTGCCCGTGGCCGCCATTCGCGGTAGTCTTCCCAACTGGACGGAGCGCTGGGGGGCGGCGGCGGTCGCCATGTGTCTGGACCTGGACGACAGGGTTACCGTCCAGAGGATGGCTGCTCCCGTGTGGGCGCGTGCCCTGGCGGAGGAACGGGGGGAGGAGGCAGCACCGGCGCCGCCGCCGGGACCGGCGGAGGGAGGGGCCGGGCGGGAGGCGGAAAGGCTGCGCAGGCGACAGCAGCGCCTGCTTCATGAGCGCGATCAGACCATTGCCCGCCTGGAGAAGGAGGTGGCTGCCCTCGAGCAGAGGCTGGCCCAGCGGGAACAGGAGAGGGCACGCCTGGCAGAGGTGACCCGCCGCCTGGAAAAGGAAAAGGGGGAGCTGTCTTCCCGGTTGCAGGAGGCCACCGGGGATCTGGAAAGGGTGCGCCAGGAACTCGACAGGTTGCGCCAGGAGCTGCGGGAGCCCCTGGCTCTGCAAGGCAGGGTGGCCGAGCTGGCCGAGGCGCTGGCCCAGGCCGAGTCCCAGGCCCAGGGGCACCAGGCATCCTGCGCTCAACTCGGCGCCCGAGTGCAGGACCTGGAGTCCCGGGTGGCGTTCCTGACCCGGGAGCTGGAAGCGCGCGATGTCCAGATCGATCAGCTGAAAGCCCGGCTGGCGCAGCGAGACGCTGCCGCGGCCCGGGCGGCATCCCTCGACACGGGCCGGGGTGCGGTCCCGGAGGGAGCGCGGATTGCGGTTCCCGATGCGGCCCGGGTGCTGGAGAGGCTGGTGGCCGACCTGGAGCGGATCGTACGTTCGGTGCCCGGAGCCCCGCCGGTGGCCGGCCGGGTGGAGTTCCGGCAGGGCTGGGAGTTCTCCAGTGGTGACGTGCGGATGTGCCTGTCCGACGGAGTGGCGCGAGGGCTGCGCCTGCTGGAAGGGGATGAGGTGGCCGTCACGGTGGCGGGCGGGGGGGCCAGAGTCCAGCTTGCCGGCCGGGTGCCCCGGCGCGCATTGCTGGGATACCTGCGGCTGGGGGAGCAACCCGTGGTGCGGACGCCCGAAGGCGACGAGTGGGTGCTGGTCCCCGGAGAGGTAGAGGCGATGGGGGCAGCCGATGGCGACCCGGTGACCGTGGAAGTGCCCGACGGGGCCCGGCCCGGGCAGGGGTGGGCGCGGGTGCTGCAGGTGCATCAGGTGGAGAACCCCTTCCCCGTCGCCAGGTTGCCCCTGCGCCGGGTGCGGGCCGGGCGACGGAAGGCTGCCGCAGTCGGGGAGATGGGCCGTGGGCAGGCTGACAGCCAGGAGTTGTGCCCGGGCGGCTGGCTCAAGGACTGGTGCGTTCTGGTGGTGGGCGGGGACGGCCAGGAGCAGTGGTACCGGCAGGCGGTGGAGAAGAGGGGTGGGGTTTTCGAGTGGCACAGCGGCTTCGAGGCGCTGCGGCCCCTGCCGGGCAAGGTGCGCACCGCCGACCTCGTGGTGCTGATGACCGGGAGGATGAGCCACAAGGCCTTCGACCTGGTGCGCGAGGCCGGCGCCAGGTTCACCAAGAAGCTGGTATATTGCAACGAGCTGGGTGCCGGCGCTCTGGTGCGGGCCCTGGCCGGTGCCCGGGGGCACGTGGAGATGGTAGGGCAGGCGGGGCACGCGGGGCACGCGGGGCAGGCGGGGCAGCCCGGGCAGGCGGGCCAGGCCGGCGCGGCCGGGCAGGAAACGGGAAGCCCGGCGGCGAACCAATAG
- a CDS encoding acyl-CoA dehydratase activase gives MAHYIGVDVGSLTTKVVVIDDSEEVLFSTYLRNTGGPIEAIQQGFAGLWSRFGAGLQVEGVGTTGSGRLLAAIMVGADCVKNEITAHATAARRVEPDVRTVIDIGGQDSKIIFIRQGVPVGFNMNSVCAAGTGSFLDHQASRLGVPIEEFGQYALRSRSPVRIAGRCGVFAESDLIHKQQMGYRREDLIAGLCIALVSNYLANVARGKRIEPIVLFQGGVAANVGIRAALETQLGIPIKVPRHFRVMGALGAALLARQDMTRTPRPSLFRGAERIATFSCVPRSFICRDCANLCEINELYIDGSLHSRWGSRCGKWEDLSLSSGGRDSSQEAPLRLLNGAGAVEVNR, from the coding sequence ATGGCGCACTACATAGGGGTGGACGTGGGGAGCCTGACCACCAAGGTGGTGGTCATCGATGACTCCGAAGAGGTGCTGTTCTCCACTTACCTGCGCAACACAGGAGGACCCATCGAGGCCATTCAACAGGGGTTCGCCGGGCTCTGGTCGCGCTTCGGGGCAGGGCTGCAGGTGGAGGGCGTGGGCACGACCGGCTCCGGCCGTCTCCTGGCCGCCATCATGGTGGGGGCCGACTGCGTCAAGAACGAGATCACCGCCCATGCCACCGCCGCCCGGCGCGTGGAGCCCGATGTACGCACCGTCATCGACATCGGCGGGCAGGACTCCAAGATCATATTCATCCGGCAGGGTGTCCCCGTGGGCTTCAACATGAACAGCGTGTGCGCCGCCGGTACCGGGTCCTTTCTCGACCATCAGGCCAGCCGGCTGGGGGTTCCCATCGAGGAGTTCGGGCAGTATGCCCTGCGGTCACGGAGCCCCGTGCGCATTGCCGGGCGTTGCGGGGTCTTCGCCGAATCCGACCTCATCCACAAGCAGCAGATGGGTTACCGCCGGGAAGACCTCATCGCCGGTCTCTGCATCGCCCTGGTGAGCAACTATCTGGCCAATGTGGCCCGCGGCAAGCGCATCGAGCCCATCGTCCTGTTCCAGGGAGGAGTGGCTGCCAACGTGGGCATCCGGGCCGCCCTGGAGACCCAGCTGGGGATACCCATCAAAGTACCGCGACACTTCAGGGTGATGGGGGCGCTGGGTGCTGCGCTCCTTGCCCGGCAGGACATGACCCGTACGCCCCGCCCGTCGCTTTTCCGGGGGGCGGAGCGCATCGCCACGTTTTCCTGCGTGCCCCGCAGCTTCATCTGCCGCGACTGTGCGAACCTGTGCGAGATCAACGAGCTGTACATAGACGGGAGCCTGCACAGTCGCTGGGGCTCCCGGTGCGGGAAGTGGGAGGATCTCTCCCTCTCCTCCGGAGGGAGGGACAGCAGCCAGGAAGCGCCTCTGCGCCTGCTGAACGGTGCCGGCGCCGTGGAAGTCAACCGGTAA